CGAAGGGAGGGTTCCATGCGCTGGTGTGTCTTTCTATTCTTGGTGTGCCTCGCACCCCAGGCCTTTGGAGCTTCGAAAGCGGATGAGAAAGAGCGGCAGCTGGACGAGCGCTACAGGCAGTGCGTCGACGCCTGCAAGAAGCCGGTGCCGCGGGTGGGCAGAGAACAGGACGTGTGGGACAAGAACGTCAGGGACGAAGCGCGCTACGACAACTGCATCCTTAATTGCGACAGGAAGCAGCTGCGCGGCTTCAGGAAGTGACCACGCCTTTTTCCTTGAAATGCTTCACGTAGCTTAAATCATGGCGGATGATGTGGTTTATGATCCAGTTTGCCAGGAACGCCTTCAATTCCTGCGGTGGAACATGTTCGTGCCTGTATCCTGACGTGTGGAATTCCTTGACGGTCTGGGTGAGCTTGGCGTGTTCGGCGCGGTGCTCGTCCCGGCGAGGGTACTTGTGCTTCTCCATGAGCTCCTCTTCCGTGGTGAAATGGAGCTTCACGAATTGCCGGAGTTCGGCGATTATCTCCTTGAATTCCGCTTCAGTCATTCCCTTTGAGATGGCCTGGAATGCTCTGTTGCACAGTTCAATAAGCTTTCGATGTTGTTCATCGATATCGGGAATGCCAACGCGCAGTCTTTCGTCCCACTGAATTTCTTTCATAGGGCAGCCGAAGTTGTAATGTGTTGCCGGAATATAAAGTCTGTGGCAATAATGTAACACTACTATGCATACTATGCCCCCAGATGAACATTCTGGCAAGAGTTCCCTGGTGAGAACCACCTTGCGGGACATCTTGACCCCGGGAGTCATTGGCGTTCCGGTCGGAGCGGCCATGGAAGAAGCTCTGGCGTGCATGCGCAAGGGCAGAATCAGCTCCGCCGTGGCCTTGAGCCGGGGCAAGCCCGCCGGGATACTAACGGAACGCGGAGTGATCGCCGCCCTGGCCGAACACGGGCCGTCGCTTCTTTCGCGCAAGGTGAGAGAGCTGATGTCTTGCCCGGTACTGACCGCGCCGGAGCACATGCCCATCCACCAGGCCTTTTCCATGCTCCTTGAGCAGGGAATACGCCATCTGGTGGTGGTGGATGCCAAGGGGCGGGCTTTGGGCATGGTCACCCAGACCAACATGGTCCAGAACCTGGGCGTCGAGTATTTTGTCGAGGTCAAGCGGGTCAGCCAGATCATGGCCCGCATGGTGGCCTGCCTAAGCGCCGCGGACAATCTCCAGAACGTCCTGGAGCTCATGGCGCGCGGGCCCTACAGCTGCATCGTGGCCCTCGAATGCAACCAGCCGGCGGGGATCTTCACCGAGCGCGACATGGTGGCCGTGGTGGCCGACGGCTGGAAGCTGGCCGACACGTCCCTGGGCGAGGTCATGTCCCGGCCTGTGCTCACCGTTTCGAGCGATACCCCGGTCCACCAGGCCTCGGCGATCATGCGCGAGAATAAGGTCCGGCGCCTTCTTGTCGTTGGCTCTGATGGCAGCACCGAGGGGCTGGTCACCCAGTCGGATATCGTCAAGGGCATGGAAGCCCGCTACGTGGAGATGCTCAAAGAGGTCATCCGCGAGAAGGACCAGCTTTTGCGCGAGGCGGTGGAAGAGGCCGCAAAAAAGACCTGCTATCTGGACACGATCCTGAATGCCTCCATGGAGCTGGGCATTGCCGCCACGGAGGGCGATGTCCTGGCTTTCGTGAACCATGCGGCGCAGGGCATTCTGGGAGCGGGAGAAGCTGGCTCAATCGGTTCCGACATCCTGGAATTCCACAAGAGAATCGGGGTTCCCGTCAGCCGTGTCCGCCGCGGCCTGTCCCAGGTGAAGAAGGGAAACAGCCATCGTTTTTCAGCCGTGATCGACAACGGCGCGTCAAACCGGTTCATCAACGCCAAAGTCAGCGGGATTTGGGGGAGCGAAGGCAAACCTTCCGGGTATGTGCTCATGGTCCGGGACGTGACCGAGCGCCGCATGGCTGAAGACACCATCAAGCACATGGCCTATCACGACGCCCTTACGGGACTGCCCAATAGATTTCTTTTGGAAGACAGGCTGGAACAGGGGCTGGCCCTGGCCAGCCGGCGGGGAAGCCTGCTTGCGGTCATGCTCCTGGATCTCGACGGATTCAAGGCGGTCAACGACAGTCTCGGCCACGACGTGGGTGACATGCTGCTCAAGATGGTGGCGGGAAATATCGGCGGGCTCTTGCGCAAGTCCGACACGCTGGGGCGCATGGGGGGGGATGAATTCCTCATCATCCTGCCCGAGGTGAAGACCCCGGAAGGCGTGACCGCGGTGGCCCGCAAGGTCCTGAAGGCCGTGTGCGAGACGCGGGTGCTGTCCGGGGTGCGGGTCAACGTGAGCACCAGCATCGGTTTGGCGCTCTACCCATGGGACGGGGCCGACCCTCGCGTGCTGATTCAAAAAGCCGACGCGGCCATGTACAAGGCCAAGGAGGCTGGCCGGAACACCTACTGCCTCGCGGGCGAACACCTTTCCTTAAAGGACGAAATGGCCTTCAAGCACCCGTAATCGCCTGTTGAAAAACACCCGCTGGCGGCGTTGCCGTTCAAAAGTCAAACCTTCGCGTATGTCAAATACGCTTGATCAGCCCCCGTCCTGGGGGCTGACCCTTCGGGTAATGCCCAAGGGCATTGCCTCAAAACGCTGTCCTGCGTTTTGGTCAGCCTTGACTTTTTCCTGCGCCTTGCCAGCGGACTTTTTGAACAGGCTTAAGAAGACCAACTTTTACAATGGCCAGGTAAGGGCTCTACTGGTTCAGCGACCTGACCCAGGCATCCCTCAACGCATCTTCCACTATTTTGGCCCGCAGCTGGGCATAGGCGTCCCGGGCCGCACTGTAGGGCTCCACCGCCGAGCGCTTGAGCTCCTCGTACACGTCCAGGGTTTCCGGAATCCGGTTCAACCGGCCAGCCCCGCTGATGGCGGCGGTAAGCAGGAAGGGGACCTCAATGTACGAGGTGGGCTGTGCCGCCGCGTCCACTCCCAGGCCAATCGCGTCGCGCAGGGACGAGGGCCCGAGGATGGGCAGCACCAGATAGAACCCGTGGCCCATGCCCCATATTCCGAGCGTCTGGCCGAAACCAAGTCTTTGCGGCCCCATGT
The DNA window shown above is from Desulfovibrio sp. and carries:
- a CDS encoding hemerythrin family protein translates to MKEIQWDERLRVGIPDIDEQHRKLIELCNRAFQAISKGMTEAEFKEIIAELRQFVKLHFTTEEELMEKHKYPRRDEHRAEHAKLTQTVKEFHTSGYRHEHVPPQELKAFLANWIINHIIRHDLSYVKHFKEKGVVTS
- a CDS encoding diguanylate cyclase — protein: MRTTLRDILTPGVIGVPVGAAMEEALACMRKGRISSAVALSRGKPAGILTERGVIAALAEHGPSLLSRKVRELMSCPVLTAPEHMPIHQAFSMLLEQGIRHLVVVDAKGRALGMVTQTNMVQNLGVEYFVEVKRVSQIMARMVACLSAADNLQNVLELMARGPYSCIVALECNQPAGIFTERDMVAVVADGWKLADTSLGEVMSRPVLTVSSDTPVHQASAIMRENKVRRLLVVGSDGSTEGLVTQSDIVKGMEARYVEMLKEVIREKDQLLREAVEEAAKKTCYLDTILNASMELGIAATEGDVLAFVNHAAQGILGAGEAGSIGSDILEFHKRIGVPVSRVRRGLSQVKKGNSHRFSAVIDNGASNRFINAKVSGIWGSEGKPSGYVLMVRDVTERRMAEDTIKHMAYHDALTGLPNRFLLEDRLEQGLALASRRGSLLAVMLLDLDGFKAVNDSLGHDVGDMLLKMVAGNIGGLLRKSDTLGRMGGDEFLIILPEVKTPEGVTAVARKVLKAVCETRVLSGVRVNVSTSIGLALYPWDGADPRVLIQKADAAMYKAKEAGRNTYCLAGEHLSLKDEMAFKHP